A section of the Phaseolus vulgaris cultivar G19833 chromosome 8, P. vulgaris v2.0, whole genome shotgun sequence genome encodes:
- the LOC137825207 gene encoding uncharacterized protein, with protein sequence MWDTLEVTHEGTNDVKRAREHTLVQEYEMFKMLKGESIVDVQKRFTYIGNHLMSLGNVFDKKELNIKILKCLDRSWQPKVTAILESKDLTFFTTTSLFGKLRENELGMNKLNIQESEDKHVRIIALKTAKHKNNQVSSDESERETISLLSKKFSKFLKKNCNKERVKALEKELENSKTDFENPDKCFTRTLLATVSLKENMEMWYLDSGCSKHMTGDKSKFVNINFKQEGHVTYGDNNKEKILGRDTIGDKNNFLVHDVLYVEGLKHNLLSISQLYDKGIK encoded by the exons atgtgggatactctagaagtaactcatgaaggaacaaacgATGTAAAAAGGGCAAGGGAACATACTCTagtccaagagtatgagatgttcaaaatgcttaaaggagaatcGATTGTCGATGTGCAAAAGCGGTTCACTTATATTGGTAATCACCTCATGAGTCTTGGAAATGTCTTTGACAAAAAAGAGTTGAAtatcaagattctcaaatgtcttgatagatcttggcaacctaaagtCACGGCTATCTTAGAATCAAAGGACTTGACATTTTTTACTACGacctccttgtttggaaagcttagggagaATGAGCTGGGGATGAATAAACTCAAcattcaagagagtgaagataagcatgtGAGAATCATTGCCTTGAAAACTGCCaagcacaagaacaaccaaGTTTCAAGTGATGAGAGTGAAAGAGAAACTATTAGTTTGCTATccaaaaagttcagcaaattcttgaagaagaactgcaacaaagaaag agtcaaggcACTGGAAAAAGAGTTGgagaattcaaaaactgattttgaaaatccaGATAAATGCTTTACAAGAACTCTTCTTGCAACT GTAAGCTTGAAGGAAAACATGGAGATgtggtacctggacagtggTTGTTCCAAACACATGACTGGAGATAAATCTAAGTTTGTGAACATCAATTTCAAGCAAGAAGGACATGTGACttatggagacaacaataaaGAAAAGATTCTTGGAAGAGATACCATTGGAGACAAGAACAACTTCTTGGTTCATGATGTCTT